The sequence CTTAACTATATGTGCAAGATGCAGGCGCTGATCAAGATTTCCGATAAACAATATCTGGTTAAACAGGGTGACAAACTGTTTGTCCCACGGCAAACAGCTGAAATTGGAGCTACCCTCGAGATAGCATCCATGGCAACGATTGATGGTGAGAATACATCTTTAAGCTCTTCCGGAACCATACAGGCCAAGGTACTCGAGCACGTCAAAGACGACAAGGTTGTCGTATTCAAGAAAAAACGCAGAAAACGCTACCAGTCAAGAAATGGGCATCGTCAGCAGATGACCTGCATTGAAGTGGTATCGATCTGAAAAAAACCAATCAGAATT comes from Chlorobium limicola DSM 245 and encodes:
- the rplU gene encoding 50S ribosomal protein L21 yields the protein MQALIKISDKQYLVKQGDKLFVPRQTAEIGATLEIASMATIDGENTSLSSSGTIQAKVLEHVKDDKVVVFKKKRRKRYQSRNGHRQQMTCIEVVSI